The Spartinivicinus poritis genome contains a region encoding:
- a CDS encoding beta-ketoacyl-[acyl-carrier-protein] synthase family protein, with product MKIPVQLSALGMVCPLGSDPQTILQGLVTGSQQGMQSRNDFIPEKPVIVGVVQDTLPELGKEWQRYQCRNNQLLLAAYQQIADQVETYIKQYGKERIGLVLGTSTSGIDEGELAARHKLEHQQFPESYHYLQQEIGGSTEFLANYLGLEGVAYTISTACSSSAKALASARQLLQADICDVVIAGGVDTLCRLTLNGFDSLESVSDSICNPFSANRNGINIGEGAALFVVTREPGGIQLLGIGESSDAYHMSAPHPTGQGAEQAMQQALVDAELSSEAIAYINLHGTATKQNDAMEAQAVNRVCGSQTPCSSTKPLTGHGLGVAGALEIGFCWLLLTDHNQWHQLPPQVWDNCYDNDLPALALVKLGQQFSQTVSTAAKDSCNLMSNSFAFGGNNISVVIGKAVDGVIDNVVDK from the coding sequence ATGAAAATACCCGTTCAACTTTCAGCGCTTGGGATGGTTTGTCCGCTAGGCAGTGACCCGCAAACCATTTTACAGGGGTTAGTTACAGGCTCACAACAAGGAATGCAGTCTCGGAATGATTTTATTCCCGAAAAGCCTGTTATTGTTGGTGTGGTTCAAGATACTTTACCTGAGCTGGGTAAAGAGTGGCAGCGTTATCAATGCCGGAATAACCAGTTGTTATTGGCTGCTTACCAACAAATTGCTGATCAAGTAGAAACATACATCAAACAATATGGCAAAGAGCGGATTGGTTTGGTACTGGGAACCAGCACCTCTGGAATTGATGAGGGAGAGCTGGCTGCACGTCATAAGTTGGAGCATCAGCAGTTTCCGGAAAGTTATCATTACCTGCAGCAGGAAATTGGTGGCAGTACGGAGTTTTTAGCCAATTATTTAGGCTTGGAGGGCGTGGCTTACACTATTTCCACTGCTTGTTCATCCAGTGCCAAAGCCTTGGCATCGGCTCGTCAGCTATTACAAGCAGATATCTGTGATGTTGTTATTGCGGGCGGGGTCGATACCTTGTGTCGATTAACCTTAAATGGGTTTGACTCACTGGAATCCGTATCTGATAGCATTTGTAATCCATTTAGTGCTAACCGCAATGGCATTAATATTGGTGAAGGAGCTGCCTTGTTTGTGGTTACTCGGGAACCCGGTGGAATACAACTATTGGGTATTGGTGAGTCCTCCGATGCTTATCATATGTCTGCTCCACACCCAACAGGTCAGGGTGCTGAGCAGGCAATGCAACAGGCACTAGTGGATGCAGAGTTATCTTCTGAGGCCATTGCTTATATTAATTTACATGGTACAGCCACTAAGCAAAATGATGCGATGGAAGCGCAAGCCGTTAATCGGGTATGTGGCAGTCAAACCCCTTGTAGCTCAACAAAACCACTGACTGGTCATGGCTTAGGTGTAGCTGGTGCTTTGGAAATAGGTTTTTGTTGGTTATTATTAACTGATCACAATCAATGGCATCAGCTACCACCACAAGTGTGGGATAACTGTTATGATAACGATTTGCCTGCTTTAGCGTTAGTTAAGCTAGGGCAACAGTTTTCCCAAACAGTCTCTACAGCTGCTAAGGACAGTTGCAATTTAATGAGTAATTCTTTTGCATTTGGCGGTAATAATATCAGTGTGGTGATTGGCAAGGCGGTAGATGGCGTGATAGATAATGTGGTAGATAAATAG
- a CDS encoding DUF3261 domain-containing protein yields MIQAILKKQVWLKTFLVIIGCSCLLAGCGFRTIDQTVNGESVHSSAIPLPKVQALGKGFSATQELVGNFQGKENQLLFQLESDGAKLVMVGLTNIGHRLITLEYQQEKLSAELSPLLPKQLKASYLLSDFLLAFANVKAIESAFNDTAYRITETIQGDIHTRIIYNKSKPIIEIKYDHADPWRATVQLKHLIYGYSLQIKTIEKQLL; encoded by the coding sequence TTGATCCAGGCGATTTTGAAAAAACAAGTGTGGTTAAAAACATTCCTGGTTATTATCGGGTGTAGCTGTTTGTTGGCTGGTTGTGGCTTTCGCACCATTGATCAGACAGTGAATGGCGAGTCTGTTCATTCATCTGCAATACCGTTACCCAAGGTGCAAGCACTAGGGAAAGGTTTTTCTGCTACTCAGGAATTGGTTGGTAATTTTCAAGGCAAGGAAAACCAGTTGTTATTTCAGTTGGAGTCTGATGGCGCTAAATTGGTTATGGTAGGTTTAACCAATATAGGCCATCGGCTGATAACCTTAGAATACCAACAAGAAAAGCTAAGTGCAGAATTAAGCCCATTATTACCTAAGCAGCTAAAAGCCTCCTATTTATTAAGCGACTTTTTATTAGCATTTGCCAATGTTAAGGCTATCGAGTCAGCTTTTAACGATACTGCTTATCGAATAACTGAAACTATTCAAGGCGATATCCACACAAGAATTATTTATAATAAATCCAAACCTATTATTGAAATTAAGTATGACCATGCAGACCCCTGGCGCGCTACAGTACAACTTAAGCACCTGATTTATGGTTATAGCCTACAGATTAAGACTATTGAAAAGCAGTTATTATGA
- a CDS encoding NAD(P)/FAD-dependent oxidoreductase — MKNQQHVFDVIVIGAGPSGAVVSSILNQQGLSVLVVEKALFPRFSIGESLLPQAMTYLEAANLLQPVVEAGFQYKNGAVFRRASRCTHFDFREKFSSGWGTTYQVKRAAFDKVLADAAEQQGVQIKYGYTVTAVNFLAEAVEVCCVDEQGNAYRFYSQFLADASGFGRVLPRLLDLETPSCFPVRQSLFTHIKDNIVDENFDRNKILITIHPEHQDVWYWLIPFSDGTSSIGVVVPPRLVNDDEDNTRQLQQFISEATELAQLTANAEFINPAQKIVGYSANVSKLWGDRFVLLGNAAEFLDPVFSSGVTIALKSAHLAAGLIVKQVAGEAVDWQTSYHQPLMQGIDTFRCFVESWYDGSLQNILFFEQKEQGVERMICSILAGYAWDETNPYVADCNRRLNVLKELCS; from the coding sequence ATGAAAAATCAGCAACATGTTTTTGATGTCATCGTTATAGGGGCGGGGCCTTCAGGGGCGGTCGTGAGCTCAATATTAAACCAGCAGGGGTTATCAGTACTGGTGGTTGAGAAAGCGCTTTTTCCTCGGTTTAGCATTGGTGAAAGCCTGTTACCTCAAGCCATGACTTATCTGGAAGCGGCCAATTTATTGCAACCAGTGGTTGAGGCTGGTTTTCAATATAAAAATGGTGCTGTATTTCGTCGTGCTAGTCGGTGTACTCACTTTGACTTTAGGGAAAAGTTTTCTTCTGGATGGGGGACCACCTACCAAGTTAAACGAGCAGCCTTTGATAAGGTATTAGCCGATGCGGCTGAGCAACAAGGAGTGCAGATTAAATATGGTTATACGGTAACTGCAGTTAACTTTTTAGCAGAAGCAGTAGAGGTGTGCTGTGTTGATGAGCAAGGTAATGCTTACCGCTTTTATAGCCAGTTTTTAGCAGATGCCAGCGGGTTTGGTCGGGTATTGCCGCGTTTGCTTGATTTAGAAACCCCTTCTTGTTTCCCCGTTAGGCAATCACTGTTTACCCATATTAAGGATAATATTGTCGATGAGAATTTTGATCGTAATAAAATCCTCATCACTATTCATCCTGAGCATCAGGATGTGTGGTATTGGTTAATTCCTTTTTCAGACGGTACCTCATCTATTGGTGTGGTAGTACCACCAAGGTTAGTGAATGACGATGAGGATAATACCCGTCAATTGCAACAGTTTATCAGTGAAGCGACAGAGTTAGCCCAGCTGACAGCCAATGCCGAGTTTATAAATCCAGCTCAAAAAATTGTTGGTTATTCTGCAAATGTCTCCAAACTGTGGGGAGATCGGTTTGTCTTATTGGGTAATGCAGCAGAGTTTTTAGATCCGGTATTTTCGTCTGGAGTCACCATTGCATTAAAGTCGGCTCATTTAGCAGCAGGGTTGATTGTTAAACAAGTAGCGGGTGAAGCGGTTGATTGGCAAACGAGCTATCATCAACCCTTAATGCAGGGGATTGATACTTTTCGTTGTTTTGTTGAATCCTGGTACGATGGTTCGTTGCAGAATATTTTATTCTTTGAGCAAAAAGAGCAAGGGGTGGAGCGCATGATTTGTTCGATTTTAGCTGGTTATGCCTGGGATGAAACCAACCCTTATGTAGCAGATTGCAATCGACGGCTTAATGTATTAAAGGAGCTGTGTAGTTGA
- a CDS encoding MMPL family transporter translates to MAAINKPKGLFTAWLLLIVGSLILLFTQLQQGIPLKMDILELLPQVEQPEASKQQRPSQVFIDRSVKAVANKVLLLVGHSDKQTALSQARQLHQTLTQHAAVTDSFFQLDQDNLQSIAKLYFPYRFGLLAEKTVSQLESRDIDKLVANAQQQLYSPLSAANSKLIQNDPLFLFYDFLTQLPAVNSNLQLEEGYLLAQADSQTYVLMTLVLTDEYKQQLSFVNDIQQVEQQLQAKSPDLTLLKAGVAFHKAYGEQSAKADISLISIGSMLGIILLVLVLFRSIKPLLLTLFTIATGVLVAFTVTLLIFGELHIIALVFGASLIGISIDYAFHYLAKQYTASDNWHPAKCIRAILPGLGLGLFTSVVGYIPMVTAPFPGLQQMGVFSIVGLTVAFITVVVAYPVLSAKGFYRPGLGVLGQWLNNYLVKWQQQNTGLKATITLGLLLIALAGVTQLTADDDVKKLQALSEQLLQEQQKIQAITGFADVGPYVIIFANNTEQLLLREQQFVKQLRQANQSVVGEFIALSDYIPAMAIQQQHYQLLARLVEVGENASNSIWRKLTELGYQTPVVEQYQQELLAAKGYALNFNDWFAAFPNQWVKALWLGESQDQPSSNKQVASVIRFNHITDYQTLVNLVAEQQAGVALIDQARTVSTTFASYRMQLVKLVAIAYLLIAVFLWFRYGWKDALFILMPPLIAALLAITSIAQVVGYYNLFNCLALILVLSIGIDYTLFIKESDSHSLSATFTAVALSACTTLLSFGLLALSDIPVVFSFGLTISVGIGCAFILAPLAAKQVSK, encoded by the coding sequence ATGGCTGCTATTAACAAACCTAAAGGCTTGTTTACTGCTTGGCTGCTGTTAATTGTGGGTAGCCTTATTCTGTTGTTTACTCAGCTTCAGCAGGGTATACCACTAAAAATGGATATTCTTGAGCTGTTACCGCAAGTTGAACAACCAGAGGCCTCTAAACAACAAAGACCATCACAGGTTTTTATTGACCGATCTGTAAAAGCAGTGGCTAATAAAGTTCTCCTATTGGTCGGCCACTCAGATAAGCAAACGGCGTTGAGTCAGGCGAGACAGTTGCATCAAACACTAACACAGCATGCGGCTGTGACAGATAGTTTTTTCCAGCTTGATCAAGATAACTTGCAGTCAATCGCCAAGCTTTACTTTCCCTATCGATTTGGCTTATTGGCTGAGAAGACAGTAAGTCAGCTAGAAAGCCGCGATATAGATAAGCTAGTGGCTAATGCTCAACAACAGTTGTATAGCCCGTTATCAGCAGCAAATTCGAAGCTTATCCAAAACGACCCACTGTTTCTATTTTATGATTTTTTAACTCAGCTACCTGCGGTTAATAGTAACCTGCAACTGGAAGAGGGTTATTTGCTTGCCCAAGCGGATAGCCAAACCTATGTATTAATGACACTGGTGCTGACCGACGAATATAAACAGCAGTTGAGTTTTGTTAATGATATACAACAGGTTGAGCAGCAGTTACAAGCCAAATCCCCTGATTTGACCTTATTGAAAGCAGGTGTTGCCTTTCATAAAGCTTACGGAGAACAGTCAGCCAAAGCAGATATTTCTCTGATCAGCATTGGTTCCATGCTGGGTATTATCTTGCTAGTGCTGGTGTTATTCAGAAGCATAAAGCCGCTGTTACTCACTTTATTTACGATTGCTACAGGTGTTTTAGTTGCCTTTACAGTCACCCTGTTAATTTTTGGTGAACTGCATATTATTGCTTTGGTTTTTGGAGCCAGTTTAATTGGTATTTCGATTGACTATGCGTTTCATTACCTGGCCAAACAGTATACAGCAAGTGACAACTGGCATCCGGCTAAGTGTATTCGAGCTATTTTACCAGGCTTAGGGTTGGGGTTGTTTACCAGTGTGGTGGGTTATATCCCAATGGTGACAGCGCCATTTCCTGGTCTGCAACAAATGGGTGTGTTCAGTATTGTTGGATTAACAGTGGCTTTTATAACCGTGGTAGTGGCTTATCCTGTTTTATCAGCAAAAGGCTTTTATCGACCTGGTTTGGGAGTGTTAGGTCAATGGCTCAATAATTATTTAGTTAAGTGGCAGCAGCAAAATACAGGATTAAAGGCAACAATTACTTTGGGGCTGTTATTGATAGCTTTAGCCGGTGTAACCCAGCTAACCGCCGATGATGATGTAAAAAAATTACAGGCATTGTCTGAACAGTTACTTCAAGAGCAACAAAAAATCCAAGCTATCACTGGGTTTGCTGATGTTGGTCCCTATGTCATTATTTTTGCTAATAATACAGAGCAGCTATTATTGAGAGAGCAACAGTTCGTCAAGCAGCTACGTCAAGCCAATCAGTCGGTTGTGGGCGAGTTTATTGCGTTATCTGACTATATTCCAGCTATGGCTATCCAGCAGCAACATTATCAGTTATTAGCCCGTTTGGTTGAAGTAGGGGAAAATGCTTCTAATAGTATCTGGCGAAAGCTAACGGAATTAGGCTATCAAACGCCAGTAGTCGAACAATATCAACAGGAATTATTAGCAGCCAAAGGATATGCATTAAATTTTAATGACTGGTTTGCAGCATTTCCTAATCAGTGGGTTAAAGCCCTTTGGCTGGGTGAAAGTCAGGACCAGCCATCAAGCAATAAACAAGTAGCATCGGTTATTCGCTTTAATCACATTACAGATTATCAAACATTAGTTAACCTGGTTGCTGAGCAGCAGGCGGGGGTAGCGTTAATTGATCAAGCTAGAACCGTATCAACCACGTTTGCCAGTTATCGTATGCAGCTAGTCAAGCTCGTGGCTATTGCTTATTTATTGATTGCAGTATTTTTATGGTTCCGTTATGGCTGGAAAGATGCATTATTTATTTTAATGCCACCTTTAATTGCAGCTTTATTGGCAATAACCAGTATTGCTCAAGTGGTGGGCTATTATAATTTATTTAATTGTCTGGCTCTTATCTTGGTGTTGAGTATTGGCATTGATTACACCTTATTTATAAAAGAATCTGATAGCCACTCACTAAGCGCCACCTTTACTGCTGTTGCTTTATCGGCATGTACCACTTTATTGTCATTTGGTTTGCTGGCGTTAAGTGATATTCCTGTTGTATTTAGTTTTGGCTTGACCATTAGTGTCGGTATTGGTTGTGCTTTTATTTTGGCGCCTTTGGCAGCCAAACAAGTTTCTAAATAG
- a CDS encoding outer membrane lipoprotein carrier protein LolA: MIKLLLKTLLLTTLLLVGVANGATEIPDFSMAEKLQQPVPAIEFLNKKLVLKNNIKGEFNQEKHIKVLSRPLKSSGKFNLSEQQGLIWNTQQPTKNRIKVNSIGLYEWKSSGSDFNQGQWQIKPESQSAGFSRYAKSFQALLNADIKQLQQEFDLYWQHTPNNWQLGLKPKQSSQLAKLISWIKVVGSDRVNMIQIREQSGDFSQIGLSSIAPLSSGAPADDNTK, from the coding sequence ATGATTAAATTATTGCTAAAGACTTTGTTGTTAACAACCCTATTACTGGTTGGGGTTGCTAATGGCGCAACAGAAATACCTGACTTTTCTATGGCTGAAAAATTACAACAGCCAGTACCAGCTATTGAATTTTTAAATAAAAAACTGGTATTAAAAAATAATATTAAAGGAGAATTTAACCAGGAAAAGCATATTAAAGTATTAAGCCGACCATTGAAGTCGTCCGGAAAGTTTAACTTGAGTGAGCAACAAGGACTGATTTGGAATACTCAACAGCCTACTAAAAATCGAATTAAAGTGAATTCAATCGGGCTATACGAATGGAAGAGCAGTGGCAGTGACTTCAATCAAGGGCAATGGCAAATCAAGCCAGAGAGCCAATCAGCAGGCTTTTCCCGCTACGCAAAAAGCTTTCAAGCATTACTAAATGCAGATATCAAACAATTACAGCAAGAGTTTGACTTATATTGGCAGCATACCCCAAATAATTGGCAGCTGGGTTTAAAGCCAAAGCAGAGCAGTCAGCTAGCTAAGTTAATTAGCTGGATTAAAGTGGTTGGCAGTGACAGAGTGAATATGATTCAAATTCGAGAGCAGTCTGGCGACTTTAGTCAAATTGGCCTCTCAAGTATTGCCCCTTTAAGCAGCGGTGCCCCTGCTGACGACAACACGAAATAA
- a CDS encoding acyl-CoA thioesterase, producing the protein MEFSQTVEITVPFHDVDMMQIAWHGHYAKYFEIARCQLLDSFAYNYRQMEESGYMWPIVDFRIKYIRPAKFQATIQITATLVEYENRLKITYWIKDKQTGETLTKGHTVQMAVKLSNHETCFRSPAVLFEKLGVEVEDD; encoded by the coding sequence ATGGAGTTTAGTCAGACAGTCGAAATAACTGTGCCGTTTCATGATGTGGATATGATGCAAATTGCCTGGCATGGTCACTACGCTAAATATTTTGAAATTGCCCGCTGTCAATTATTGGACTCTTTTGCTTATAACTATCGGCAAATGGAAGAGTCAGGTTATATGTGGCCGATTGTTGATTTTCGAATTAAATACATTCGTCCAGCAAAATTTCAGGCCACAATCCAGATAACAGCCACGTTGGTTGAATATGAAAACCGATTAAAAATTACTTATTGGATTAAAGATAAGCAAACGGGTGAAACCCTGACTAAAGGCCATACAGTACAAATGGCGGTTAAATTGAGTAATCACGAAACCTGTTTTCGTTCTCCAGCAGTATTGTTTGAAAAATTAGGCGTAGAGGTTGAGGATGATTAA
- a CDS encoding HAL/PAL/TAL family ammonia-lyase yields the protein MVQSAVNAEKAVAISDQSWVSIEDINSIAAGYQQVVLSSDQSFIDKIKQGCEFLDKLLHEEGVIYGVTTGYGDSCTVSVPLELVEQLPVHLTRFHGCGLGEYLTVDQAIAVLAVRLTSLTKGVSGVSLDLLQLLTTLINQKIAPVIPQEGSVGASGDLTPLSYVAAVLMGERDVIYQGQQLSAKQVFAEENIQPIKLRPKEGLAIMNGTAVMTALACNAYQRSAYLGKLTSRLTALASIALQGNAYHFDEKLFAVKPHPGQMEVAKWIRTDLQHIESPKQSDRLQDRYSIRCAPHVIGVLQDALPTFRTFIENEINSANDNPIIDAEGEHVLHGGHFYGGHIAFAMDSMKNTVANLADLVDRQLALIMDTKFNNGLPANLTGATQERLMVNHGFKAVQIGVSAWTAEALKLTMPASVFSRSTECHNQDKVSMGTIAARDCLRVLELTEQVVAAAVLAIHQALALRERKGELQLSSLSEPLQAMYKDIFSYFELVEEDRPLEQVLRQTVEYIKQQRWELYS from the coding sequence ATGGTTCAATCTGCTGTAAATGCTGAAAAAGCCGTTGCCATTTCAGACCAAAGCTGGGTCTCCATTGAAGATATCAATAGTATTGCTGCCGGCTATCAGCAGGTTGTACTGTCTTCTGATCAATCTTTTATTGATAAAATCAAACAGGGGTGTGAGTTTCTCGATAAACTGCTCCATGAAGAAGGTGTTATTTATGGAGTAACCACAGGATATGGTGACTCCTGTACTGTATCCGTGCCGCTTGAGCTTGTCGAACAATTACCCGTGCACTTAACCCGATTTCATGGTTGTGGTTTAGGTGAATACTTAACTGTTGATCAAGCCATTGCCGTATTAGCAGTACGTTTAACCTCATTAACCAAAGGGGTTTCTGGGGTCAGTTTGGATTTGCTGCAGTTATTAACCACGTTGATTAACCAAAAAATAGCACCTGTTATTCCTCAGGAAGGTTCCGTTGGGGCCAGTGGCGATTTAACCCCACTTTCTTATGTTGCTGCGGTATTAATGGGGGAAAGGGATGTGATTTATCAAGGACAACAGTTGTCAGCCAAACAGGTTTTTGCGGAAGAAAATATTCAGCCAATAAAATTACGTCCAAAAGAAGGGCTGGCCATAATGAATGGCACCGCAGTGATGACAGCATTGGCTTGTAACGCTTACCAGCGGTCAGCTTACTTAGGGAAGTTAACATCCCGTTTAACGGCATTAGCCAGCATTGCCTTACAGGGGAATGCTTACCATTTTGATGAAAAACTGTTTGCAGTGAAGCCTCATCCAGGGCAAATGGAAGTAGCTAAATGGATACGCACTGATTTACAGCACATTGAATCGCCTAAACAGTCAGACCGGTTACAAGATCGTTATTCGATTCGGTGTGCGCCTCATGTGATTGGAGTGTTACAAGATGCACTGCCCACGTTTAGAACCTTTATTGAAAATGAAATTAACAGTGCTAACGATAATCCAATTATTGATGCAGAGGGTGAGCATGTACTTCATGGTGGGCATTTTTATGGTGGCCACATCGCCTTTGCGATGGACTCTATGAAAAACACGGTGGCCAATTTAGCGGATTTAGTTGATCGGCAGTTGGCACTGATTATGGACACCAAATTTAATAACGGTTTGCCAGCGAATTTAACTGGTGCTACCCAAGAACGGTTGATGGTGAATCACGGTTTTAAAGCTGTGCAAATTGGTGTTTCCGCCTGGACAGCTGAAGCGTTAAAACTCACCATGCCAGCCAGTGTGTTTTCCCGTTCTACGGAGTGCCATAACCAAGATAAAGTCAGTATGGGAACCATCGCTGCGCGGGATTGTTTACGCGTATTAGAGCTGACAGAACAAGTCGTCGCGGCCGCTGTTTTAGCTATTCACCAAGCATTAGCATTGCGAGAGCGGAAAGGTGAATTGCAACTGTCGTCATTAAGTGAACCACTGCAGGCGATGTATAAGGATATATTCAGTTATTTTGAACTGGTGGAAGAAGATCGGCCTTTAGAGCAGGTATTGCGGCAGACAGTTGAATATATTAAGCAACAAAGGTGGGAATTATATAGTTGA
- a CDS encoding glycosyltransferase family 2 protein, which yields MFNPCVVIPIYNHSETIAGVIDGINALNLPCIVVDDGSNESTKQVLNQLQQDSSGLTLVTLAKNQGKGAAVKQGLATAWLHGYSHALQVDADGQHDLQDIPQLLAKARQHPEALVTGQPLYDDSIPKSRQYGRLFTHFWVWLETLSLTDSMIGFRVYPLASTVTVLDQVVGERMDFDIEVLVKMIWHEIPVEVYPTRVIYPENGISHFNLWHDNWLISKMHTRLMCGMLLRLPNLIKRKLFNQQTTHWASIRERGSIWGLTFLLWMFRLGGDKLVRPLLYPIIGYFYLTNKAAQQASKTYLSRVAEQQVQHNKTVQHLSEQIPPDALVSSQDSFKHFMQFGQAALDKCAVWANKITVKDVDIINGELFDNLLENKQGAVFITAHFGNSEICRALAYAKYGQKVNVLVHTKHAVAFNKIIREINPEAQLSLIEVTDIGPDTAIMLSEKIEQGEFIVIVGDRTSVNDPANCCYLDFLGYQAPFPKGPFVLAGLLKCPVYLLLCYQAQSRYRVHFEKITEKIPFGKKVREQEIIKTAQIYVSYLERFCLKQPLQWFNFFNFWQQDKVVKSQTYAVKKVVK from the coding sequence GTGTTTAACCCGTGTGTGGTGATCCCTATTTATAATCACAGCGAAACCATTGCTGGGGTTATTGATGGCATAAATGCGCTTAACCTGCCTTGTATTGTGGTGGATGATGGGAGTAATGAATCTACCAAACAAGTATTAAACCAGCTCCAGCAGGATAGCTCTGGTTTAACACTTGTGACGCTGGCGAAAAACCAGGGAAAAGGCGCTGCTGTTAAACAAGGGCTGGCTACGGCCTGGTTGCATGGATATTCCCATGCATTGCAGGTAGATGCTGATGGTCAGCATGATTTGCAAGATATTCCTCAGCTTTTGGCAAAAGCCAGACAGCACCCTGAAGCATTGGTGACAGGGCAGCCCTTGTATGACGACTCAATCCCTAAGTCACGACAGTATGGGCGTTTATTTACTCATTTTTGGGTGTGGCTAGAAACCTTATCACTGACTGATTCCATGATTGGTTTTCGCGTCTATCCGCTGGCTAGTACAGTCACTGTGCTGGATCAGGTGGTGGGTGAGCGGATGGATTTCGATATCGAAGTGCTGGTTAAAATGATCTGGCATGAGATTCCAGTGGAAGTTTATCCAACCCGGGTGATTTACCCTGAGAATGGCATATCCCATTTTAATTTGTGGCATGACAACTGGCTGATCAGCAAAATGCATACCCGGTTGATGTGTGGCATGTTGTTAAGGTTGCCAAATTTAATTAAGCGCAAGTTATTTAACCAGCAAACTACCCATTGGGCATCGATCAGAGAGCGAGGCAGTATTTGGGGATTAACGTTTTTATTGTGGATGTTTCGATTGGGCGGCGACAAATTAGTTCGCCCGTTGCTTTACCCAATCATCGGTTATTTTTATTTGACCAATAAGGCAGCGCAACAGGCATCAAAGACTTATTTATCTCGTGTAGCGGAACAGCAAGTACAACATAATAAAACAGTTCAGCACTTATCTGAGCAAATTCCCCCAGATGCGTTAGTCAGCAGCCAAGACAGTTTTAAACATTTTATGCAGTTTGGTCAAGCGGCGCTGGATAAGTGTGCGGTATGGGCGAATAAAATCACAGTAAAAGATGTCGATATTATTAATGGTGAGCTATTTGATAACTTGTTAGAGAATAAACAAGGTGCAGTATTTATTACTGCGCACTTTGGTAATAGTGAAATCTGTCGAGCACTTGCTTATGCCAAATATGGGCAAAAAGTCAATGTATTGGTGCATACCAAGCATGCAGTCGCATTTAATAAAATTATCAGAGAAATTAATCCAGAAGCACAATTGAGCTTAATAGAAGTAACGGACATAGGCCCCGATACGGCGATTATGCTCAGTGAAAAAATTGAGCAAGGCGAGTTTATTGTTATTGTTGGGGATCGTACTTCAGTAAATGATCCTGCTAATTGTTGTTACCTGGACTTTTTAGGATATCAGGCACCGTTTCCCAAAGGCCCATTTGTTTTGGCTGGTTTACTTAAATGCCCAGTATATTTGTTGCTGTGTTATCAAGCACAGAGTCGCTATCGAGTACATTTTGAAAAAATCACTGAGAAAATACCCTTTGGTAAAAAAGTCAGAGAACAAGAAATTATCAAAACTGCACAAATTTATGTCAGTTATTTAGAAAGATTTTGTTTAAAACAACCACTTCAGTGGTTTAATTTTTTTAATTTTTGGCAGCAAGACAAAGTTGTAAAGTCGCAAACCTATGCTGTGAAAAAAGTTGTAAAGTAA